The Dreissena polymorpha isolate Duluth1 chromosome 2, UMN_Dpol_1.0, whole genome shotgun sequence nucleotide sequence TGTGTAAGGGCTGTCTGGCAAGACGATAGTGTATGTTCTAGCGTGCCTATCTTTCCGCAAAGTTGGCAGGTTGGGTCGTCACGTTTTCCCCATCTGTGCAGGTTTGCTGGTGAAGGTAGCAGGTCGTAGACTGACCTGAGCAGGAAACTGATGCGCAGAGGTTCGCTACGCCAGATATCCGCCCATGTCATCTTCTTTCCTGTAGTCTGCCACTTTGTCCAAGCACCCTGGCACCCCATTGCCACTGCCCTTATGCCTCGATCTTCTTCTTCGGCCAGACGTACCTCTGCCTGGACCATCTCCCTCCTTGTCCTACTGTCCGCCTTCTTCCAGCTCCTCGACTCCGCAGAGCCCAGACCTTGTGTTCCCACTGCCGTTGTTCCCACAATGTCTTTGTGTTGTAGGCGGCTCTCGGCTTGCGCTACAGCCTGGCTAGCGGACCACTTTCTTCCCGTCCTGGTCTCAACACCTGCTCTTCGGACCATGTCATCCCTTGAATCTTTCAGCGTCATGACAAGTCTGGCCTTTGCCACCTTGTACTCCTCCACCAACGAACTCAATGGGAGCTGTAGTTGATTTGATCGTCCATACAGCCCAATGTTGCTGAAGCTGGGTGGTACGCCAAGCCACTTTCGCAAATGCCTACTAATGGTTCTCTCCAGTCCTTCCACCACTGTTGTTGCCACCTCATACAGCATCAGTGGCCACATCAGTCGTGGGAGAAGTCCATTCTGGAATAACCAGGCCTTGAATTTGCCAGGTAGTCCGCTTCTGTCAATCTGCTTCAGCCCTTCAATGAGCTGGTTCTTGATGCGCTTGATGTTGTTCCCATCTTGGAGTGTAGCATCATACCACTTCCCAAGGCATTTAATGGGGCAGTCCATTATCGATGGTATGTCCTCACCTTGCACTGTCAGATTGAATTTCTTGGTAGGTTGGCCTTTCCTGATAACAAGTGCTCTGGACTTTCTGGGTTTGAACCTCATTCTGGACCAAGTTGCTGTCTCTTCTAGGGCCGAAAGCATCCACCTTGGAGGTAGGTAGATTCCTGTTGCTGCTTTTGGACCACGTGTCTCTCTCTTCGCTGCATTGATGATGAGGTTCATACCCATCACAAACAGGACCACAAAGATTGTGCATCCTGTGACAATGCCTTTCTCCAAGCTTTGCCATGCTGTTGTCTTGTCTCCCACAGCAAAGCGTATCTTAATGCCTCTGTAGTAGTCTTTTACCAGGTTACAAACGTGTTCTGGTACATGATACTGCTCAAGTGCCTTCTCAATCAACTTGTGGGGTATTGATCCATAAGCGTTGTCAAGGTCTAGCCACACTACAGTCAGGACATCATGGTTCACTCGTGCTTCCCGGATCACTTGGCTGAGAACACTGGTATGCTCGACGCATCCTGAAAATCCGGGAACTCCACCCTTCTGAATTGACGTATCAACATAGTTATTGTCAGTCAGGAACTTTGTCAGTCGCTTGGCTAGGACTGCAAAGAATATCTTCCCCTCTACGTTGACCAATATTCTTCGAGTCCTTCTCCTTTGGGGCGAATATTCCCTCCGCTCTCTTCCAGCAATCCGTGATTTTGCCCTTTCTCCAAATAACTCTAAGTAGGGTCCATAGTTTCCGAAGTATGCCTGGGCACATCTTATAGACACGACAAGGAATGCCATTAGGGCCTGGGGCTGAGCCTGTCCTTGCTTTCTTCACCACGTGCTGTACCTCAGACAATGATGGCTCCTTTGTGTCCAAAGGAGTTTCTGGTGGGTCTTCTGGTTCTAGCCTTGAACAGTCACCCAGTGGAACCTCCCGTAAAGGATCACTGTGGACATTGCGTAAGTGCTGTTCTATGTCCTCCATACTGCTCTCTACTGTTCCTGATCGTTCGTTGTCAAGGATGTCTTTGGAGAACTGGTATGGATTCTGGATGAATCTAGCTCTCTGCCTCTCCCTCTTTCTTTTCCTCTGTCTTGTTTGCTCAGCCTTGTTGAGAGTGCTCAGTTTCTCATGTAATGTGCTTCGTAACTGTTGGAGTCCTACTTTTTCTCCTTCCTTGGCTTTTCTATACTGCCTCTTTACACTTGTAAGCTCCTTTCTGGTCTGTTTGATTAACCTCTGTCTTCTGCTGATGATTGGGGCTGGCTTCTCTGGTTTCTTCTCAGCCAAGCCAAACCTCTCTTTGCTTACAGTATAGATGAGGCCCGTCATAGCTCTTATCTTTCGGTCAGCTGGACCCTGGAGGGTTGTTTCCAGTATAGCGGAGACGTCTCGATCTAGCTCCTGCCACGCTCGCCGGTCTGTCGTCTTGGGCCATGCTATCCGCGGGCGCCTCTTCTCATCATCTCCCGGAGCTGTTTGTACTTGTGGTGCTGGTTCTGCATGTGCTGGAGTGTCATCGTCCAGTGGGGGAAGCAGATCAAGAAGAGGGTCATGGTCGTCCTCTTCCTGCTGCCTGCCCTGGGTGTTTGAAACCAGATTCTCAGAAGCATAGAGGTTCCTAGTTCTATGGGATTCTTCCCGACTTGGATCCTCCAACGTCTCACCAGGTGTACCACCTGAGCGTTGCGTCTGGGTGTCTGATTTCCCACAATCAGTCCTGGCTTGATGTATCCGCAATCCCCTTAGATTCTTGCAGATCTTGTCACATTTGCCACACTTCACTACTGCTACTTCTCCGGCCAATGTCCGTTGTACAAGCCTAGTCGTCATCTGTGTATCCGTCCTTGTGAGTCTCtcatcctcccccccccctctcGGAAGACTCTGGGGGTATTCTTCTGTGTGTGAGTCTGTAGCTGATGTTGTGGTTGATCCTTCACAGGAACTGCATTCCGGGCTGCCAACCCGTCGTGCCCTTCCCAGGCTTTCCTGGTGGTCATCTGTCTTTCCAGCGTCACCGTTCTATTCTCGGTTGTCATCCAGTCTTTCCTAGAAGTCACTGGTAAACCAGATGTGGAATAAGATGTAAACAGTCGTTAAACTGCTGGACTACTGACATCCTCAGTCGAGAGCCACCGATCACTGAATGTTTCGAcccattaatctcgatacattctCCTGGTGGTGGGTCCGCAGGGGTTGATCAATCCCCTACGTGTCAGTAGACGGCTGCCAGTTCCTCTCTTCTCTCCTTAGCCAAAGCCATCTCGATGCTCTCTCCGCTGCATCCCCAAGTCTGTTGACCGCTCGCTTTCTGTCTCTTCCTGTCAGGCCAAGTGCAGTGAAAAGTCTCCAGAGAGACATTGACGGAAAGCCTCGGACGCCGACCTCCACTGGGAATAGCCGCGTGTGCCACCCCTTCTCCTTGCATTCCCTCTGCAGATCAGCGTATTTTGCCGTTTTCCTCTCCATCGCCTCATCACAGCGCGACTCCCAAGGAACTGTGAGTTCAACCATCACCAGACACTTGTCCTTTGCCGACCAGATCACCATGTCGGGGCGTTGTGTTG carries:
- the LOC127870062 gene encoding uncharacterized protein LOC127870062, which produces MTTRLVQRTLAGEVAVVKCGKCDKICKNLRGLRIHQARTDCGKSDTQTQRSGGTPGETLEDPSREESHRTRNLYASENLVSNTQGRQQEEDDHDPLLDLLPPLDDDTPAHAEPAPQVQTAPGDDEKRRPRIAWPKTTDRRAWQELDRDVSAILETTLQGPADRKIRAMTGLIYTVSKERFGLAEKKPEKPAPIISRRQRLIKQTRKELTSVKRQYRKAKEGEKVGLQQLRSTLHEKLSTLNKAEQTRQRKRKRERQRARFIQNPYQFSKDILDNERSGTVESSMEDIEQHLRNVHSDPLREVPLGDCSRLEPEDPPETPLDTKEPSLSEVQHVVKKARTGSAPGPNGIPCRVYKMCPGILRKLWTLLRVIWRKGKITDCWKRAEGIFAPKEKDSKNIGQRCVEHTSVLSQVIREARVNHDVLTVVWLDLDNAYGSIPHKLIEKALEQYHVPEHVCNLVKDYYRGIKIRFAVGDKTTAWQSLEKGIVTGCTIFVVLFVMGMNLIINAAKRETRGPKAATGIYLPPRWMLSALEETATWSRMRFKPRKSRALVIRKGQPTKKFNLTVQGEDIPSIMDCPIKCLGKWYDATLQDGNNIKRIKNQLIEGLKQIDRSGLPGKFKAWLFQNGLLPRLMWPLMLYEVATTVVEGLERTISRHLRKWLGVPPSFSNIGLYGRSNQLQLPLSSLVEEYKVAKARLVMTLKDSRDDMVRRAGVETRTGRKWSASQAVAQAESRLQHKDIVGTTAVGTQGLGSAESRSWKKADSRTRREMVQAEVRLAEEEDRGIRAVAMGCQGAWTKWQTTGKKMTWADIWRSEPLRISFLLRSVYDLLPSPANLHRWGKRDDPTCQLCGKIGTLEHTLSSCQTALTQGRYRWRHDKVLQELADIVERERRKKRTVKETGKMQFVKEGETIKKQQTQAASFLDRAQSWEMVVDLKRRLVFPTADPPPGECL